The genomic DNA TGCATCAGGAATATTGGCGATCGCAGCGGGATAAAACTTTGATGTCTGTGATTCTCTGCGATGTGGACCATTTCAAGTTGTTTAATGATCACTATGGACATCAAGCTGGTGATGAATGCCTGAAGGAAATTGCCCTGATCCTCAGTCAATCAGTACAACGATCGGTGGATTTAGTTGCACGCTACGGTGGTGAAGAGTTTGCGCTAGTTTTACCAAGTACTTCAATTATGGGGGCGATCGCGGTTGCCGATAATATCAAATCGAATCTCGAAGCCCTAAAGCTGCTCCATGAAACCTCCCCCACCCACACCTATGTCACAGTTAGCCTTGGGATTAGTGCCAACCATCAAAACCTTGACGTGACTCAACCAGAACAATTGGTGGAATATGCTGATCAAGCGCTCTATATGACTAAGGCCAATGGCCGTAATGGTTACACCATAATGGCGGGAATACCCACTAATGAGATCGCAGAAATCTCGACATCTTCTGAAGTAACGTAGTTGAGTTGGGCGATATCGCCCAACTCAACTATTTCAAATTAACCAATTCCAAATCACATCAGACTATTCAAAATGGGGATAAACTTGCTCCTCAAATAGCTGCTGGACTTTCTGACCTTGATGACCGACTAAAGATTGATAATCTGACCTCACATCAATTTTATAGTCTTGCGCTGTGCGCTCTAAGGTCGGCAACCAAGTTGAATGTAACGTAAAGCCGAAGTTTAAAGCTGCATGGCCTAACTTACATATGGGACCTTGGGATAAACACTGTCCATCAAAAATCCAAATTTGCGACTGCTCTCCCACAAATACAGTGCAGATAATATAGCCGTCTTGGTCCAACTCGGCAGCTTGACTACGACTCGCTCTTGGCACAAATTGGGGTGAATTAACTAAAGCACCATACTCCGCATCGCTCGATAGCTGATATTTATCCTCAATTGACTGCGTTTCCGTATTCAGCCGAAACAGTGCGGCAGGCTTCCCTTGTCCTTGTGCCGCCCAGTCTAGCAGCGTATCAGTTGGCACCGTCCGGTATTTATAATTCTTCAGCAAATCATAGCTAAACTTCGTCAATAGTTCAGGCCAACAGCCAAAGGAAGTCCAATAAATATGTTTCACCTGACCAACAGGCTGACCAAGATTTGGATAATTCGCATAGGTATAAAACTCCACCCCCCATGTTAAATCAATATCTGAAATAATCTTGGCGGCGACGATCGAACCAGTTTTCGGATTAACTTCATACCGTCCCAAACGACTCACATCCATGACTTCCGTCTGCATTCCGGCTAATCGCCCCGGAACGGATTCATGGTTAATCTCCGCATTCACATCAAATTCTCTAATCCAAGCGGCGGCATCATCTGCACAAATGTGACCGAGGTGCAGCGTAATCATATCTTCCGTATCTTCGTAATCCACGGCAAAATGCAACACTTCCATCGGCAAATTTAAGGGCTGCACCGTCACCGTAACTTCTTGGTCGCTTTGGGTCGTCAGCTGCCCCTGCTGGAGATCTTCACGGCGGACAATATAAATTTTTGAATCTGGATTGGCTGGACTTGATAGCAATTGGCGGAACAAGCCTTCTAGCTTCGGTACATGGGGCAACGGATTATTAAACACCTGCGCTAAACCAATACTGAATGAGGTATCAACTAAAATGACATATCGCTGCGTTAGGCCAATTTGATGCAGGCTTTGCCTGATTTTAACCGGCGTACCATCAGGCAATACTAAGCGCCATCGTTCCAGCTCACCACTGCCATCCCACCGCATTAAATAAGTGAAATTGGCAATATTGAGATTCGTAATTTTCTCCAGCTGCTGCACAACAGAAAGCAATAACTTGGTTGAAAAAATTGCCAGATTACCGAATGTGAGTTTAAGTATCCATTCAACTTTGAATAACCGCGCGATCGCTTCTAGCAACTTCAGGATTTCACCTGGAAACTTCTCAGCTGCTTCCACCCAAGGAATTGCACTCATAAAGCTACTCATCGATCGGCCATAATTCACCGTCAACAATTCGCCAGTCGCCCCATCATAGACTGGATGCGCCGTACTCAAAACCGGCTGAAACGGCGATAAAAAAGTCGTTTCCGGTCGCCATTCTTGATTACTTCCGATCGGCGTCATAACTTCTAATGACTTAGGGTTAATCTCATAGTGCCGACCGGCATCAAAGGTCACAAGGAGCCGTGAAGTATCATCACCTTGTCGCTGCATCGGTACAAATGCCGTGTTTAATTGATTCCGCATCCCTAAGCCAAAAGAGAAACGGGACACACCGTGATTTTTAAATGCTAGCGATCGAAACTGCTCGATCTTCTGAGTCGCTTCATCTGCATAGAAATCCGGCGTTTTCATGATGCTAGAACTAATCTTGGGTGCACGCCCCTCAAAGTCCAACCGAAACACCATGCCATCACCATTAAAAATCGGATCACCTTTGGCATAGGGTAGTCCACCCGACTCCACGGAACCCACAGGCCCAATAAAGAATAGATGGCCCTGCAAATCATCCGGTAGCTGACCCTCAAGTATATCCAGTGGCTGATTGCTTAATTCAATCCGACTAGCAGACATAACCGCCGGTGGTAACTTCTGTGCGCAAGTTTTTTGGGAAGACATGACTATAAAAAATCGATAGAACAGAACCGAGATCCTAGAGAACTAAGACATTGGAGAACCGTCTCCAATCGAGCAAGCAAAAGCAGGCAATTCCAGATTTTCCACCAACCATCTTGGTTGCGGAAAATCCCAACTCATCTCAAATCGATGGTTGATGACGATAGATGAACAGCCCCTAAATTCCCCTTCAGAAAGCAGAATTTGAACCAGTCTTTTTTGTCGGTGCAGCCTTAGCAGAAGCAATAAGGGGCTAGAGACATCGCATTTGTTAGGTTATTTATGGGATTTGAATAAGATAGAACGCGTGGATTATTCGAATCCACGCGTTGCGGATCTATTGATTAAAGGTTTGGTAAATTTGCTCAAATAGTGACCGCATCTCTTTGGCAATTCGCCGATCGTAAGGAAAGATCGACCAATCACGCAGCTTAATCATCTTCGAGACGACTGGCTCAAAGTCCTTCCGAATATCGTAATCAATCCCCTCCGGCGAGACGATTTCCGGCAGCCAAGTCGTATGAATCGTAAAGCCAATATCAATTGAATCACTACACAGCCGGTAAACCGGTCCCTGACTCAAATTTTCAGCATCAAAGATCCAAATCTCACTATTGGGTGAGCCATCCGCTTGATCAGATAGCACCACACAAGTCAGATAGCCTTCGGTTGAGCCTTCAGTACCAGCTTTCGGGATAAATTGTGGCGAGTTCGCAAAATGACCCGCTGGAAATTGGTAAACATCCGGGGTCGTCAGCTGTAACGCCGCTGACACATCAGTTCTTAATTTATCAATCTTGACGCGACATAAGGTCGTCGGCTGACCGGCTTTATTTGCCTCAATTGCATCGGTCAGATCAACGGTACGATACTTATAATCAGCATATTGCTGTGCAACATACTCAGAAGATAAATCTTCCCATCCGCCAAAAAACAACCAATACATATTGTCCAGCCGATCCGGCTGCTGCAAGGTCATATCACGGTAAGCATAGACCGGATCACCCCAACAATAGTCCTGCTGGATTAAGTAGGATTTGACGGGTTTCTCTGCCCCAGGATTCAGAATGTAACTGCCAATCCAATCCCGATCCATTCCATTCGAGAGCATACCGGATAACTCACGCATTGATCGTGTATCATTAGCATCTCCCGAAACAGACGTATCAAATCGCCGAATTGTCTCAGCGGCGTCGGTAGCGCAACTATGAACCGTATGCAAGACGATTCCATCACTGTCATCATAATCCACGACATAGTGCGCAATTTCGCGGGGAATTGTCAGCTGCTGCGCCGTGACTTTTGGCTGGCCCTCAACGAGATCTTTACGCTTAATGATATAGACCGGCGTATCAGTTAATTGGGGGATATCCGTTAGGTTACGGAATAGCCGCTCCGCATCTTCAACAATTTCGCCCCGTTCATAGGGCATTAGTTCTTCGAGGGAAATCTTGAACGCCGTATCGAGTAGTACGATGTGGTGCTTGGTTGCCCACATCTGATGCAGCGTCTGGTGGATTTTAATATCATGACCATTCTCTAAGACAACCCGCCAGCGATCGAGCGCTTCACCATCCCGCCACCGAATCAAATCCACAAAATCATCGTGAACTAAATCCTGAACGATCTGGCGCATAAACCCTAAAACTTTCTCTAAGATGTGGAAATGACGGTGACTAAACCGAATCACACTTTCCAGCATTTCGCTCAGGCGATGCGACAACTGATGCATCAGTTGCCCCAACCAATTCGGCTTTTCATCCTGCTGATCCGGTTTTTGAATGATCTGATTCAGGATTGGGAATTTGCTAAAGATCTGTTTGGCTGTTGGTAGAAACGTCGAAATTGATTTGCCTAAGTTAACTGTAAACAGTTCCTTAGTCTCAAAATCAAAGCTCGGATGGCCAGCACTCATCATGAGCTTGAATGGCAAATTCGGGAATAACGGATTAACGCCTTTCCATTCTTGGTTAAAGCCAATCGGCTGTAAGATTTTCAGCGTGACGGGGTCGATTTCGTAGGGACGCCCCATATCAACGGATAGCAACAAGCGATAGGGATTATCATCGGCAAATCGAAACGGTGTCAATGTAACGCTTAGTTGAGTTGCAACACCCAGATTGAGACAACCGCGTGTAATTCCATAATTTTGAAAATCGAGATTTTTATATTCCGGATTATCGTGGGTTAAGCGATCGGCTAAACAACTCACAGATTCCGCAATTTTTGTTTTTAGCGTTGCCTTACCCTGCTCAAAACTGACTCGATAAACTTTTCCGTCACCATTATAGAGTGGCGTTAATCCGTCCGCTGCGGGTAATATGCTATGAGGTAAATTGGGCGAATGGGCTGAATCGAGCGTACCGGCAGGCCCTACCACAAAAAGATGTCCAACTAAATCCGGACTCAGTTCGGTTATTTCATCGGTGAGACCGGCTTTGATCGTTAACGGCAAACATTCATGCTCTTGTCGCCGAACTGAAAGGATCGATCGTGGAAACTGCGACTTCTTAGAAACCGGGTCAACCAGACGTGGAGAAACAGCTTGAGTCATAAATTTTTATTAGGTAGAGTGCTGAATTCGACTTGCACGTTGGAAAGTCGAGATCCGATGGGCATAACACATTGCCATTGTTCCCGATTCTTTTACGCGGATGTCAGTAAGAGCACTCACCTCAAATTTATCAGTCCAATAGTCCAAGATATCAATCTAACAAACAAGCAAACTGACAGTTTCAATCAGTTTAGTTCAGCCAGATCTTAACGCTTCATTATACTAATCATGCCGATCGCCGCATGGTCATGGTAGCGATTGGTTTTCTGGTAAGAGCGTTTACGGGTACTTTCTGGGTATATACCGGCAAAGGTTGTGAGCGTGCCTTGGTTGGTACGCATGACTAAATCTTGCCCACGTTCGAACTGGACGTACTCACGACCTTCATTTTCATAGTTATAGGCGAATGAGGCTGTTCCATATTGGGCGATCGCATCTTTAATCAATGTCCCCGGTCCGACACCAGCTTGAGTTCGATAATTCGGGTTCCGCACGAAGATTAAGTCGATGATTGATTGATCGGTGATTTTGACGGTGTCGGGATTTTGCTGGGCGATTGGACGATCGTCCGCGAAGCGCACGTCAAATTGCACCTCACCGTATTGTTTAACAGTCAAGCCTCGGCCGAGATCAACACCCAGTGCAGTCGGCTCAAAACTCGCCTCTTTGCCTAAGGCTTGCTTTAATGCGCCAAAAGTCATACCGATTTTGGCTTTGCCGACGCTGTTTTTGGTAATTAAGAAACTGGGCAAGGGGATCTTAACGCCAAATTTCTCGCAGCCATTGGCGATGCCATCTTCGAGTGTTGAGTTCACTAAGCGCAGTGAATAACCATTCCAGTGATACTGGGTATTCTGACGACAGACGCCAGGACCATTGAATTTATAGCTGTTCGATACGATTTTTGTGCTGGGATCGAAGCTCGGAAACCCAGCAAATTCTCGGTTTAGCGATGTAATTTTCAAGTCAGCTTGGGAGGCATCGACGCGAACCATTGTGCTGACACCTTGATAAGCGGCCATGCGACAGAGGAGTTTCACGAGATAAACATTATCGTTTTTAGCAAAGACTTCGGAACCGCGCATTGCGGCCTCGCGATCGAAGTCGAAATTACACACTTTAAGCTTTTTCTGCTGATCAACTACAGCCTGAATGAGCGCTGCATCACTCATTTCCTGGCTCGGTGGTACAGGGCTAGGTTTAATCACCGGCTTCGGACTCGGTGTTACAACTGGGGTAGGACTCGAAGAGGCAGCCGGCTCGGTAACTGCAACAACTGGATTCGGTTCCACTGTCATTGCAACATTCTCAGAGCCTGACATTTTAGCCACCACAAATCCCACACTACTACCAACACCCAGCGCGCTCAAAATGCCAAGTGAAATAATTTGTAACTGATTCATGGGAACTTTCCTGGCTGACAACTGATAGCAAAATATGCGGGATGGCCTGCATAAGTTAATACGACTTGGTTTGGGATGATTCCTGAAAACGTCCAGACTTTACATCGCCGTCTTGGTAGCTGTATTTTTGCCAAGCCGCTAGTATGTTCAGTCAAGCCGGCTCCGAGGGCTATATAAACCTCAAAAAACTATCCTGCTTGACTTTCCAAGAAAATTGACACTTCATTTCATCGATCACACGGCACTAGTTGTAAAACATGGGTGCTGAGTGGCCGAAATTTCCACGACGGCCATTTTTCTCAAATGCCCGATCGCCACAGATCCAAATCAACTAATCCAACGTATGACTAGGAAAGACTGAAACTTTCCCCGGTCTAGTCAATTGGATAAGCCACTATGACAACATCGCCCCCTGACCCAACGCATCTACGGGATCTACTACCGGCTCAAGCCTTCCAAACCCTTAAAGGTGAAACACTCGAGCAGCTCAACCAGGAACTCTCACGCTCTCCGACCCTTCGGGCCGAACTGGCCCAGCTCGAACAAGCCGTCGCTGCCCTTGCCTACAGTGCCCCCTTAGTCCCAGTACCACCCGAACTACGCAATGCACTTCTAGAACAATTTCTCCCACCAGGAGATGTTTCTCTTGCCCTCTCCGACTTTTGGCAACAGCTCATGCAAGAATCCCACCCCCTCCCTTGGCAACCCTACCCTGGCGTCCCAGGAATTGAGTTGATTTTGATTAATGCGGATTATACCCAGCGACGGGTGCAATGCTTGATCCGAGCTGAGGGCGCGATCGATTTTCCCCGACACCGTCATGCCGGACAAGAAGAAATGATTATCCTCGATGGTGATGTGGTGATCGAAACACAGGTTTATGGCCGCGGTGATCGGGTACTCGCCGCACCCAATTCCGAACATGCTTTAAGTACTATCAATGGCTGCTTAGTCTTCATGGACACATCTTTGGATAACGAAATTTTGTAGTTGACAACTTTGGCGTTTTTGGAACTCCGAGAACCTTGCCCCCCTAAACATTTACCAGCAATTGTTTGCAATTCGCTACATTTAGAGCTGCTAGTCTCGACTTTATCGCCGCTCATTCTTATCATTAAGTTCACCTGCTCTATCTACTGGAAGCATGATTCCTGCATCCACTACACCCGACAATCGCTGTGATGAGATCCACTTAATGAAGCGGATTGCACAGCAGGATCAGTCTGCACTATCGCAGCTGTATGATCGGTATGCCCGTGTAATCTATTCCGTCGCCCACAAGAGCCTCGGCTCCGTTGAAGAATGCGAGGAAGTGGTCCTCGATGTCTTTGCCCAGGTTTGGCGGACTGCCAGTCGCTATGATCCAGCCCGCTCACGGGTTGATACCTGGCTCTTTATGATTGCGCGCAGCCGGGTGCTCGATCGCCTTCGCGGCGTCCAACGCCGTGGCAAAGTTACAGAGGCCGTTATGGCACCTGACTTTAGCCACACACAAGCCCCCCCTAGCCCGAGCGAACATGCAGAAATTGCTGAACGACGCACCCAAGTGCTGAACGCCCTCCAACAGCTGCCCCCGGAGCAACAGCAAGTTTTAGAAATGAGCTATTATCAGGGACTGACCCAACGGGAAATCGCCGCTCAAACGGGTATGGCATTAGGAACGGTCAAGACTCGCATTCGTCTTGGATTAGAGAAACTTCGATCCGCATTACATGCAGAGTCATGGGACTCGGTTTAGAATAGGGGTAAGTAGTAGAACACACATGGATAAATCAACCCAACAAGAACTCATTACCCGCTACGCACTGAATCGTGACGAACTCAACGACGCAGAAGATACTGCTGCATGGGCAGAATTTGCGGCCGACTTGGCTGATTCGCCTGAGCTCCAAGCAGAGCTAGCGGCATTCCAAACAGCGGCTCAGTCCATCGCCTATAGTGTAGAGCCAGCCACAATGTCCGCTGATTTGCACGATCGCTTGATGGCCAAAATTAGCCAATCGCGTCAGATAGAGGTAGTAGGCAATGTATCTGCGTCTTTGACCCAATTATTAGATATACCGCTCACTCAACTGCAGCAAGTTGCAGAT from Romeriopsis navalis LEGE 11480 includes the following:
- a CDS encoding carotenoid oxygenase family protein → MSSQKTCAQKLPPAVMSASRIELSNQPLDILEGQLPDDLQGHLFFIGPVGSVESGGLPYAKGDPIFNGDGMVFRLDFEGRAPKISSSIMKTPDFYADEATQKIEQFRSLAFKNHGVSRFSFGLGMRNQLNTAFVPMQRQGDDTSRLLVTFDAGRHYEINPKSLEVMTPIGSNQEWRPETTFLSPFQPVLSTAHPVYDGATGELLTVNYGRSMSSFMSAIPWVEAAEKFPGEILKLLEAIARLFKVEWILKLTFGNLAIFSTKLLLSVVQQLEKITNLNIANFTYLMRWDGSGELERWRLVLPDGTPVKIRQSLHQIGLTQRYVILVDTSFSIGLAQVFNNPLPHVPKLEGLFRQLLSSPANPDSKIYIVRREDLQQGQLTTQSDQEVTVTVQPLNLPMEVLHFAVDYEDTEDMITLHLGHICADDAAAWIREFDVNAEINHESVPGRLAGMQTEVMDVSRLGRYEVNPKTGSIVAAKIISDIDLTWGVEFYTYANYPNLGQPVGQVKHIYWTSFGCWPELLTKFSYDLLKNYKYRTVPTDTLLDWAAQGQGKPAALFRLNTETQSIEDKYQLSSDAEYGALVNSPQFVPRASRSQAAELDQDGYIICTVFVGEQSQIWIFDGQCLSQGPICKLGHAALNFGFTLHSTWLPTLERTAQDYKIDVRSDYQSLVGHQGQKVQQLFEEQVYPHFE
- a CDS encoding carotenoid oxygenase family protein → MTQAVSPRLVDPVSKKSQFPRSILSVRRQEHECLPLTIKAGLTDEITELSPDLVGHLFVVGPAGTLDSAHSPNLPHSILPAADGLTPLYNGDGKVYRVSFEQGKATLKTKIAESVSCLADRLTHDNPEYKNLDFQNYGITRGCLNLGVATQLSVTLTPFRFADDNPYRLLLSVDMGRPYEIDPVTLKILQPIGFNQEWKGVNPLFPNLPFKLMMSAGHPSFDFETKELFTVNLGKSISTFLPTAKQIFSKFPILNQIIQKPDQQDEKPNWLGQLMHQLSHRLSEMLESVIRFSHRHFHILEKVLGFMRQIVQDLVHDDFVDLIRWRDGEALDRWRVVLENGHDIKIHQTLHQMWATKHHIVLLDTAFKISLEELMPYERGEIVEDAERLFRNLTDIPQLTDTPVYIIKRKDLVEGQPKVTAQQLTIPREIAHYVVDYDDSDGIVLHTVHSCATDAAETIRRFDTSVSGDANDTRSMRELSGMLSNGMDRDWIGSYILNPGAEKPVKSYLIQQDYCWGDPVYAYRDMTLQQPDRLDNMYWLFFGGWEDLSSEYVAQQYADYKYRTVDLTDAIEANKAGQPTTLCRVKIDKLRTDVSAALQLTTPDVYQFPAGHFANSPQFIPKAGTEGSTEGYLTCVVLSDQADGSPNSEIWIFDAENLSQGPVYRLCSDSIDIGFTIHTTWLPEIVSPEGIDYDIRKDFEPVVSKMIKLRDWSIFPYDRRIAKEMRSLFEQIYQTFNQ
- a CDS encoding cupin domain-containing protein, encoding MDKSTQQELITRYALNRDELNDAEDTAAWAEFAADLADSPELQAELAAFQTAAQSIAYSVEPATMSADLHDRLMAKISQSRQIEVVGNVSASLTQLLDIPLTQLQQVADSLENWEAFPAPAIGEMAIWQLDEATNQVAFFVRSAVSGPFPNHYHAAGETVLVVDGDFGGDEHTYRSGDIVYAAAETSHQPYTKAGCLVFCISSMDDKILEP
- a CDS encoding sigma-70 family RNA polymerase sigma factor is translated as MIPASTTPDNRCDEIHLMKRIAQQDQSALSQLYDRYARVIYSVAHKSLGSVEECEEVVLDVFAQVWRTASRYDPARSRVDTWLFMIARSRVLDRLRGVQRRGKVTEAVMAPDFSHTQAPPSPSEHAEIAERRTQVLNALQQLPPEQQQVLEMSYYQGLTQREIAAQTGMALGTVKTRIRLGLEKLRSALHAESWDSV
- a CDS encoding DUF1176 domain-containing protein codes for the protein MNQLQIISLGILSALGVGSSVGFVVAKMSGSENVAMTVEPNPVVAVTEPAASSSPTPVVTPSPKPVIKPSPVPPSQEMSDAALIQAVVDQQKKLKVCNFDFDREAAMRGSEVFAKNDNVYLVKLLCRMAAYQGVSTMVRVDASQADLKITSLNREFAGFPSFDPSTKIVSNSYKFNGPGVCRQNTQYHWNGYSLRLVNSTLEDGIANGCEKFGVKIPLPSFLITKNSVGKAKIGMTFGALKQALGKEASFEPTALGVDLGRGLTVKQYGEVQFDVRFADDRPIAQQNPDTVKITDQSIIDLIFVRNPNYRTQAGVGPGTLIKDAIAQYGTASFAYNYENEGREYVQFERGQDLVMRTNQGTLTTFAGIYPESTRKRSYQKTNRYHDHAAIGMISIMKR
- a CDS encoding cupin domain-containing protein, translating into MTTSPPDPTHLRDLLPAQAFQTLKGETLEQLNQELSRSPTLRAELAQLEQAVAALAYSAPLVPVPPELRNALLEQFLPPGDVSLALSDFWQQLMQESHPLPWQPYPGVPGIELILINADYTQRRVQCLIRAEGAIDFPRHRHAGQEEMIILDGDVVIETQVYGRGDRVLAAPNSEHALSTINGCLVFMDTSLDNEIL